In a genomic window of Paraburkholderia acidiphila:
- a CDS encoding porin, translating to MERSVISLSGVAAACCINVAHAQSSVTLYGVIDNGIEYQNAGSGSVVRAVSGGLFASRYGLKGSEDIGGGIHVNFQLEQGFNGVTGAASNAAEAFNRQAWVGFSGAFGETRFGLQNTPQYIFMNPELDPLAVMSIASPMNNFNSLTVRVNNAVSYFTPTVYGLTAQFMVAMRDSTTKPSNGLQFYNAAVRYTNGTFRAAAGYEQAANAAGTSTLKVFNAGASLGVGAARFYLAYHTERQTDNSVKRDVYEASTSYRIDPANQVALLYGYAHDRTGNGNNAQQIGLNYEYYFSKATTLYASAGFIQNRNKAQFTLNGTAYGGVAGAPGADTRGVVLGLVHTF from the coding sequence ATGGAAAGGTCAGTGATTTCCTTGTCGGGCGTGGCCGCCGCGTGTTGTATCAACGTGGCGCATGCGCAGTCGTCCGTCACGCTGTATGGCGTCATCGACAATGGGATCGAATATCAGAACGCCGGCTCGGGTTCCGTGGTGCGCGCGGTTTCGGGTGGTCTCTTTGCGAGCCGCTATGGCTTGAAAGGCAGCGAGGACATTGGCGGTGGCATTCACGTCAATTTCCAGCTCGAACAGGGTTTTAACGGTGTGACGGGAGCCGCGTCGAATGCGGCTGAAGCCTTCAATCGTCAGGCCTGGGTGGGATTTTCGGGCGCATTCGGTGAAACGCGCTTCGGCCTGCAAAACACGCCACAGTACATTTTCATGAACCCCGAGCTCGATCCGCTCGCGGTCATGAGCATCGCTTCGCCGATGAACAACTTCAACAGCCTCACCGTTCGGGTCAACAATGCAGTTTCGTATTTCACCCCAACGGTTTATGGGCTGACCGCGCAGTTCATGGTTGCAATGCGCGACTCGACAACCAAGCCGAGCAACGGACTGCAGTTCTATAACGCGGCCGTGCGCTATACGAACGGGACGTTCCGCGCGGCGGCCGGCTACGAGCAGGCTGCGAATGCGGCAGGCACGTCGACGCTGAAAGTGTTCAATGCTGGTGCGTCGCTCGGCGTTGGCGCGGCCCGCTTCTATCTCGCGTATCACACGGAGCGGCAGACCGATAACAGCGTCAAGCGCGACGTCTACGAAGCCTCCACGTCGTACCGCATCGATCCGGCCAACCAGGTCGCGCTGCTTTACGGCTATGCGCACGACCGCACCGGGAACGGCAACAACGCCCAGCAAATCGGCCTGAATTACGAGTATTACTTCTCGAAGGCGACCACGCTGTATGCGTCGGCCGGCTTTATCCAGAACCGCAACAAGGCCCAGTTCACGCTCAACGGAACCGCGTATGGCGGCGTCGCGGGCGCGCCGGGCGCCGACACGCGCGGCGTGGTGCTCGGTCTCGTCCATACGTTCTGA
- a CDS encoding helix-turn-helix domain-containing protein, with amino-acid sequence MPENQGANSEFQWRPARPGRQGDFMTHTAMANDPRHRDGKARLKRTTVPKVRLYVERPERQNWFVHVGHVTDRGRWRTEPHAHPAYGQVIFVRSGRGVMNLEGSAVPFEAPCALLLPTECVHGLDYEIDVDRWVVTIEVAYLAQVNGKLRDFIQLWTSPRMIPLGEMADGGEQFYSMVQSLKQESESSAVGHVIGTEALLTTLLLMLVREARLDQPGSEGETRNNVRLVDRFRKLIDQHYREDLALQDYASMMAVSLVQLRAACASAGEQSPTKMIRARIITEAKRNLIFGEMSVEQIAFGLGFADAAYFTRFFRREVGDTPSQFRVTARAQTQ; translated from the coding sequence GTGCCGGAAAACCAGGGCGCGAACTCTGAATTTCAATGGCGACCGGCCCGACCCGGCCGCCAAGGAGACTTTATGACACACACCGCCATGGCTAATGACCCACGCCACCGCGACGGCAAAGCCAGATTGAAGCGAACCACCGTACCCAAAGTCCGCTTGTACGTTGAACGGCCCGAGAGACAAAACTGGTTCGTGCACGTCGGGCACGTGACCGACCGGGGCCGCTGGCGCACCGAACCCCACGCGCACCCCGCCTATGGCCAGGTCATCTTCGTGCGCAGCGGCCGCGGCGTGATGAATCTCGAAGGCAGCGCAGTCCCGTTCGAAGCGCCATGCGCGCTGCTGTTGCCGACCGAATGCGTGCATGGCCTCGACTACGAGATCGACGTGGACCGCTGGGTAGTGACGATCGAAGTGGCATATCTGGCGCAGGTGAACGGGAAACTGCGGGACTTCATTCAACTGTGGACGTCGCCGCGCATGATCCCGCTCGGCGAGATGGCCGACGGCGGCGAGCAGTTCTACAGCATGGTGCAAAGCCTCAAGCAGGAGTCGGAATCCAGTGCTGTTGGCCACGTGATCGGCACCGAGGCCTTGCTCACGACGCTGCTGCTCATGCTCGTGCGCGAGGCGCGCCTGGACCAGCCCGGCAGCGAAGGCGAAACGCGCAATAACGTCAGGCTCGTCGACCGTTTCCGCAAGCTGATCGACCAGCACTATCGCGAGGACCTGGCGCTGCAGGACTATGCGTCGATGATGGCGGTGTCCCTCGTGCAACTGCGTGCGGCTTGCGCGTCGGCCGGTGAGCAGAGCCCTACGAAGATGATCCGTGCGCGCATCATTACCGAGGCGAAGCGCAATCTCATCTTCGGCGAAATGTCGGTCGAGCAGATCGCCTTCGGCCTCGGCTTTGCGGATGCCGCCTATTTCACGCGGTTTTTCCGCCGCGAAGTCGGCGATACGCCAAGCCAGTTCCGCGTTACGGCCCGGGCCCAAACGCAGTAG
- a CDS encoding lactonase family protein, which produces MTAAFIPLVLSTAFHSAPGSATTPAAGAPTELVYVGTQEREMRALRFDTSSGKLTMIGAVGAGPRSTWVTTNPRLPVLYAVDDDNSREGSVTAYAVDRESGMLARINEVATGGSGTTNLSLDLPSMTLLAANYGGGSVSSVAVNHDGSLGARTSTVKETGSGPTRRQASAHAHNAVVDPSGHYALVPDLGADRVFVYGFDRATRTLTPADGASAHQFVLPPGSGPRHLAFGASGKYVYLLTELSAQIMVLHWDASQGQLTLVQTVETTSPEFQGVKSGAEVAVSADGRFVYVENRAENALIVYRVDQASGELTQIQRTSSGGEKPWGFGIDASGKWLLVANQRSGKVNVFGIDTATGLVSDTGQSAEVPTPVAIAFVK; this is translated from the coding sequence ATGACGGCGGCGTTCATTCCGCTCGTGCTCTCGACTGCTTTTCACAGTGCGCCTGGCAGCGCCACGACACCCGCGGCCGGAGCGCCAACCGAACTCGTTTATGTGGGCACGCAGGAGCGCGAGATGCGGGCGCTGCGCTTCGATACGTCGAGCGGCAAGCTCACGATGATCGGCGCGGTGGGCGCGGGCCCGCGCTCGACGTGGGTCACGACCAACCCGCGGCTGCCGGTGCTCTACGCAGTCGATGACGACAACTCGCGCGAAGGCAGCGTGACCGCCTATGCCGTCGATCGCGAGAGCGGCATGCTCGCCAGAATCAACGAAGTCGCAACGGGCGGCAGCGGGACCACGAACCTCTCGCTGGACCTGCCCTCGATGACGCTGCTGGCGGCCAACTATGGCGGCGGTTCTGTATCGAGCGTCGCCGTGAATCACGACGGCAGTCTCGGCGCCCGCACCTCGACGGTCAAGGAGACGGGTTCGGGCCCGACGCGCCGGCAGGCGAGCGCGCATGCGCACAACGCCGTGGTCGACCCCTCGGGCCACTACGCGCTCGTGCCGGATCTCGGCGCGGATCGCGTTTTCGTGTATGGCTTCGATCGCGCCACGCGCACGCTCACGCCCGCTGACGGCGCGAGCGCGCACCAGTTCGTCTTGCCGCCGGGCAGCGGTCCGCGCCATCTGGCATTCGGTGCGAGCGGGAAGTACGTTTATCTGCTGACCGAACTGAGCGCGCAGATCATGGTGCTGCACTGGGACGCCTCGCAAGGACAGTTGACGCTCGTGCAAACGGTAGAGACCACGAGCCCCGAATTCCAGGGCGTGAAGAGCGGAGCCGAAGTGGCCGTGAGCGCCGACGGGCGTTTCGTCTATGTGGAGAATCGCGCCGAAAACGCGCTGATCGTGTACCGCGTCGACCAGGCGTCGGGCGAGCTGACGCAGATTCAACGCACGTCGTCGGGCGGCGAGAAGCCGTGGGGCTTCGGGATCGATGCGTCGGGCAAGTGGCTGCTCGTCGCCAACCAGCGCAGCGGCAAGGTCAACGTCTTCGGCATCGATACCGCCACGGGCCTGGTGTCGGACACCGGGCAGTCGGCCGAAGTGCCGACGCCGGTCGCCATTGCGTTCGTGAAATGA